The following proteins are encoded in a genomic region of Synechococcus sp. CBW1002:
- the infA gene encoding translation initiation factor IF-1 has protein sequence MIETSGVIEKEQGNGFYLVTLEQPAGHQCLCRAAGKLTKFRIKLLAGDKVLVEISPYDLTRGRITYRERNAGATGPRPGGNRPGGPRRR, from the coding sequence ATGATTGAAACCTCGGGAGTGATTGAGAAGGAACAGGGCAACGGCTTCTATCTGGTGACCCTGGAGCAGCCCGCTGGGCACCAGTGTCTGTGCCGTGCGGCCGGCAAGCTCACCAAGTTCCGCATCAAGCTCCTCGCCGGCGACAAGGTGCTGGTGGAGATCAGCCCCTACGACCTCACCCGCGGCCGCATCACCTACCGCGAGCGCAACGCCGGAGCCACTGGCCCCCGGCCGGGCGGCAACCGCCCCGGCGGCCCCCGTCGCCGCTGA
- a CDS encoding fatty acid desaturase, with translation MRPATRTGLLLACTILLAWLISLASLVIVDPSRLPWQLVLLAVLGRTFLQTGLFIVGHDAMHGTLWPERKRWNHRIGALALQLYAALPYRACRRNHHRHHRAPVSALDPDGPPHPGSGVVSWYIRFMAGYLSWLQMMRLLGGWLLLALVAQVLSVALVNKGAGSSAVSAISNVLLFYSLPLLLSSLQMFAFGTYLPHRQQRHSQGLGAIESLNLSAPLSLLACYHFGYHREHHQWPDLAWFQLPERRSSALPTAHPLRLLPRCMKLSRPQPTASSRS, from the coding sequence TTGAGGCCTGCCACCCGAACCGGTCTTCTGCTGGCATGCACAATCCTGCTGGCCTGGCTGATCAGCCTGGCCAGCCTGGTGATCGTGGATCCGTCTCGGCTGCCCTGGCAGCTGGTGCTGCTGGCCGTGCTCGGACGGACCTTTCTGCAGACAGGCCTCTTCATCGTCGGCCACGACGCGATGCACGGCACCCTCTGGCCAGAGCGGAAGCGCTGGAACCACAGGATCGGCGCCCTGGCCCTGCAGCTGTACGCCGCCCTGCCCTACCGCGCCTGCCGCCGCAATCACCACCGGCATCATCGGGCGCCGGTCAGTGCTCTCGATCCGGATGGTCCTCCCCATCCCGGCAGTGGTGTGGTGAGCTGGTACATCCGCTTCATGGCGGGGTATCTGTCCTGGCTCCAGATGATGCGCTTGCTCGGCGGCTGGCTCCTTCTGGCTCTGGTGGCCCAGGTGTTGTCCGTGGCTCTGGTCAACAAGGGCGCTGGCAGCAGTGCTGTATCCGCCATCAGCAATGTCTTGCTGTTCTACAGCCTGCCGCTGCTGTTGAGCTCTCTGCAGATGTTTGCCTTCGGGACCTATCTCCCCCACCGACAGCAGCGTCACAGCCAGGGCCTGGGTGCGATTGAAAGCCTGAATCTTTCAGCGCCGCTGTCCCTGCTGGCCTGCTATCACTTCGGCTATCACCGAGAACACCACCAGTGGCCGGATCTGGCCTGGTTTCAACTTCCTGAGCGGAGATCCAGCGCGCTGCCAACCGCCCATCCGTTACGCTTGTTACCAAGGTGTATGAAGCTGAGCAGACCCCAGCCGACAGCCTCTTCAAGATCATGA
- a CDS encoding orange carotenoid-binding protein, whose protein sequence is MFTLQRATQIFPETLSADVVPAITARFRLLSAEDQLALIWYAYLEMGTTITVAAPGAARMQFAEPVLNQIKAMGAAEQTQVMCDLANRSDTTICRAYSNWSVNIKLGFWYQLGEWMAAGLVAPIPKDYQLSANASAVLTALKGVEQGQQITLLRNFVVDMGFDPQKGEGQRVMEPIVAPTPEDQRQKVFIEGVINPTVNSYMDLLNANDFDNLIKLFLPDGALQPPFQKPIVGTDAILSFFREECQNLRLLPERGYAEPTDGDFTQIKVTGKVQTPWFGANVGMNVAWRFLLNPEGKIYFVAIDLLASPAELLKFAR, encoded by the coding sequence ATGTTTACTCTTCAAAGAGCCACCCAGATCTTCCCCGAAACCCTCTCCGCCGATGTGGTTCCGGCCATCACGGCCCGCTTCCGCCTGTTGAGTGCAGAGGATCAGCTGGCCCTGATCTGGTACGCCTACCTCGAGATGGGAACCACGATCACGGTGGCCGCCCCTGGCGCCGCACGCATGCAGTTCGCGGAGCCGGTGCTCAACCAGATCAAAGCCATGGGGGCGGCGGAGCAGACCCAGGTGATGTGTGATCTGGCCAACCGCAGCGACACCACCATCTGCCGCGCCTATTCCAACTGGTCGGTGAATATCAAACTGGGCTTCTGGTATCAGCTCGGTGAGTGGATGGCCGCCGGTCTGGTGGCCCCGATTCCCAAGGATTACCAGCTCTCCGCCAATGCCTCGGCGGTTCTCACCGCCCTCAAGGGGGTGGAGCAGGGTCAGCAGATCACCCTGCTGCGCAACTTCGTGGTGGACATGGGCTTTGATCCCCAGAAAGGAGAGGGTCAGCGGGTGATGGAGCCAATCGTGGCTCCCACGCCGGAAGACCAGCGCCAGAAGGTGTTCATCGAAGGGGTGATCAATCCCACGGTGAATTCCTATATGGATCTGCTCAACGCCAACGATTTCGACAATCTCATCAAGCTCTTTCTGCCGGATGGAGCGCTCCAGCCCCCCTTCCAGAAGCCGATCGTGGGCACCGATGCCATTCTGAGCTTCTTCAGGGAAGAGTGCCAGAACCTGCGCCTGCTGCCCGAGCGGGGCTATGCCGAACCCACCGATGGTGATTTCACCCAGATCAAGGTGACCGGCAAGGTTCAGACCCCCTGGTTCGGGGCCAACGTGGGCATGAACGTCGCCTGGCGCTTCCTGCTCAACCCGGAAGGCAAGATCTACTTCGTGGCCATCGATCTGTTGGCTTCCCCCGCCGAGCTGCTCAAGTTCGCTCGTTGA
- a CDS encoding pseudouridine synthase — MAGPPLTHLLFHKPYGVLSQFTPEPESRWDCLASFIPVPGVYAAGRLDADSEGLLLLTNHGPLQHRLTDPAWGHWRTYWVQVEGEPSAEALQRLAEGVMVQGERTLPARARVLLPAPQLPERVPPIRHRLTIPTAWLELQLREGRNRQVRRMTAAVGHPTLRLVRASIDLMDGEPPLNLSGLDPGRWRALTPEEDHRVQGLLRRPASGQPSLRTLSAGRSPSGRRSPGRGGRAGGGKSGRAGGGG, encoded by the coding sequence CTGGCAGGCCCGCCTCTGACCCATCTGCTCTTCCACAAGCCCTATGGGGTCCTGAGCCAGTTCACGCCGGAACCTGAAAGTCGCTGGGATTGCCTGGCCTCCTTCATTCCAGTGCCTGGCGTCTATGCCGCCGGCCGCCTGGATGCAGACAGCGAGGGCCTGCTGCTGCTCACTAACCACGGCCCTCTGCAACATCGCCTCACCGATCCAGCCTGGGGCCACTGGCGCACCTACTGGGTCCAGGTGGAAGGCGAACCCAGTGCCGAGGCCCTGCAGCGGCTGGCTGAAGGGGTGATGGTGCAGGGAGAGCGCACCCTGCCGGCCCGCGCTCGTGTCCTCCTGCCAGCACCGCAACTGCCGGAGCGGGTGCCGCCGATCCGCCATCGCCTCACCATTCCCACCGCCTGGCTGGAGCTGCAATTGCGGGAAGGTCGCAACCGCCAGGTGCGGCGGATGACTGCTGCAGTGGGCCATCCCACCCTGCGGCTGGTGCGCGCCTCCATCGACCTGATGGATGGAGAGCCTCCCCTGAACCTGAGCGGCCTGGATCCAGGCCGCTGGCGTGCGCTGACCCCCGAAGAGGATCACCGTGTGCAGGGGCTGTTGCGTCGACCCGCGAGCGGGCAGCCATCGCTCCGTACGCTGTCGGCAGGCAGGAGCCCCTCCGGCCGGCGCTCCCCGGGTCGGGGCGGACGGGCCGGCGGTGGGAAATCGGGGCGGGCCGGTGGCGGCGGATAG